The Malus domestica chromosome 10, GDT2T_hap1 genome contains a region encoding:
- the LOC103445174 gene encoding squalene monooxygenase SE1-like has translation MDYQYVLGGVLVSLLGSVFFMIINTTLSGEKKKVVEKVSNGVNGNGYVRMPTQNGNFQPESASGTDVVIVGAGVAGAALAYTLAKDGRRVHVIERDLSEPDRIVGELLQPGGYLKLIELGLEDCANESIDAQKVFGYALYKDGNDTKLSYPLENYPSDIAGRSFHNGRFIQKMRERATALKNVTLEQGTVTTLIEEKGTVKGVMYKNKAGDEMRSYAPLTIVCDGCFSNLRRNLCTPKVDNPSCFVGLILENCDLPYANHGHVILGDPSPILFYPISGTEVRCLVDVPGTKVPSVANGEMAKYLKNVVAPQVPPQLLRSFLAAVEKGNIRTMQNKSMPATPQPTPGAILLGDAFNMRHPLTGGGMTVALSDIVLLRDLLRPLTDLNDAPALCEYLESFYTLRKPVSSTINTLAGALYKVFCASPDPARQEMREACFDYLSLGGICARGPISLLSGLNPRPIHLFLHFFAVAVYGVGRLMIPFPTPKRVWLGTRLILGASGIIFPIIKGEGVRQMFFPATIPAYYRAPPLQ, from the exons ATGGATTACCAGTATGTTCTTGGTGGGGTGTTGGTTTCTCTGCTGGGCTCTGTTTTCTTCATGATCATCAACACCACTCTCAGCGGCGAGAAGAAGAAGGTGGTCGAGAAAGTTTCCAACGGCGTTAACGGAAATGGTTACGTGAGGATGCCGACCCAGAACGGTAATTTTCAACCGGAGAGTGCCAGTGGCACGGACGTTGTCATTGTCGGTGCCGGAGTTGCCGGTGCTGCCCTTGCTTACACTCTTGCGAAG GACGGACGCCGGGTACATGTGATCGAAAGAGACTTGAGTGAGCCAGACAGAATTGTTGGTGAACTATTGCAGCCTGGAGGCTATCTCAAATTGATTGAGTTGGGTCTTGAAG ACTGTGCAAATGAGTCCATTGACGCTCAAAAAGTATTTGGTTATGCTCTCTACAAAGATGGGAACGACACAAAACTGTCTTATCCCTTGGAAAACTATCCTTCAGATATCGCCGGAAGAAGTTTCCACAACGGGCGTTTCATCCAAAAAATGCGTGAAAGGGCTACAGCTCTTAAAAA CGTGACACTAGAACAAGGAACTGTGACAACCCTAATTGAAGAAAAGGGCACCGTCAAGGGTGTGATGTACAAGAACAAGGCTGGAGACGAGATGAGATCATATGCTCCATTAACAATAGTATGCGATGGGTGCTTTTCAAATCTCCGCCGCAATCTCTGTACTCCAAAGGTTGACAATCCTTCTTGCTTCGTCGGTTTGATCTTGGAGAACTGTGACCTTCCTTATGCAAACCACGGACACGTGATTTTGGGAGACCCTTCACCTATCTTATTTTACCCTATTAGTGGTACCGAAGTTCGTTGTTTGGTAGATGTTCCCGGCACAAAAGTACCTTCAGTAGCTAATGGTGAAATGGCCAAATACTTGAAAAATGTGGTTGCTCCTCAG GTTCCCCCTCAGCTCTTGAGATCTTTTCTCGCAGCAGTTGAGAAAGGAAACATCAGAACAATGCAAAACAAAAGCATGCCCGCTACTCCTCAACCCACTCCCGGTGCAATTTTATTAGGGGATGCATTCAATATGAGGCATCCTTTGACCGGAGGAGGAATGACCGTGGCTCTTTCCGACATTGTTCTTCTAAGGGATCTTCTTAGACCCCTAACTGATCTCAACGATGCACCAGCTTTGTGCGAATATCTAGAATCATTCTACACACTTCGCAAG CCTGTGTCATCTACCATAAACACATTGGCCGGTGCTTTGTACAAGGTGTTTTGTGCATCACCTGACCCGGCAAGACAGGAAATGAGGGAAGCTTGTTTCGATTATTTGAGCCTCGGAGGCATATGTGCAAGGGGACCAATATCTCTACTCTCTGGCCTTAATCCTCGTCCGATCCACCTTTTTCTCCATTTCTTTGCCGTGGCTGTCTATGGAGTAGGTCGCTTAATGATTCCATTCCCTACGCCTAAACGTGTATGGCTCGGGACCAGATTGATCTTG gGTGCATCAGGAATTATATTCCCCATTATTAAAGGTGAAGGAGTTAGACAAATGTTCTTTCCTGCAACAATCCCAGCATATTACAGAGCTCCTCCTCTTCAATGA